The Rhodobacter sp. CZR27 genome includes a window with the following:
- a CDS encoding carbohydrate ABC transporter permease, which translates to MATEHSRTAARLMISPAVILLFLWMIVPLSMTLYFSFLRYNLLMPGMESFAGWDNYYYFLTDPAFFAALTNTILLVGGVLVITVVGGILLALLLDQPMWGQGIVRILVIAPFFVMPTVSALVWKNMFMNPVNGMFAHVAKSMGLQPFDFLAHAPLASIIGIVAWQWLPFATLILLTALQSLDREQMEAAEMDGASAWSRFVYITLPHLTRAITVVVLIQTIFLLGVFAEILVTTNGGPGTASTNITYLVYAQSLLNYDVGGGSAGGIIAVILANIVAIFLMRMIGKNLDA; encoded by the coding sequence ATGGCGACCGAGCATTCCAGGACTGCGGCGCGTCTGATGATATCCCCGGCGGTCATCCTTCTCTTCCTGTGGATGATCGTCCCGCTGTCGATGACGCTCTATTTCAGCTTCCTTCGCTACAATCTCCTCATGCCGGGGATGGAAAGCTTCGCCGGCTGGGACAATTACTATTACTTCCTGACCGATCCCGCCTTCTTCGCGGCGCTGACCAACACGATCCTGCTGGTCGGGGGGGTGCTGGTGATCACCGTGGTCGGCGGCATCCTTCTGGCGCTGCTGCTGGACCAGCCGATGTGGGGCCAGGGGATCGTGCGGATCCTGGTGATCGCGCCGTTCTTCGTGATGCCGACCGTCTCGGCGCTGGTCTGGAAGAACATGTTCATGAACCCGGTGAACGGCATGTTCGCCCATGTCGCCAAGTCGATGGGACTGCAGCCCTTCGACTTCCTCGCCCATGCGCCTCTGGCGTCGATCATCGGCATCGTGGCCTGGCAGTGGCTGCCCTTCGCGACGCTCATCCTGCTGACCGCGCTGCAGTCGCTGGACCGCGAGCAGATGGAGGCCGCCGAAATGGACGGAGCCTCGGCCTGGTCGCGCTTCGTCTACATCACCCTGCCGCACCTGACGCGGGCGATCACCGTCGTGGTGCTGATCCAGACCATCTTCCTGCTGGGCGTCTTCGCCGAGATCCTCGTGACGACGAACGGCGGGCCCGGCACGGCCTCCACCAACATCACCTATCTCGTCTATGCGCAGTCGCTGCTGAACTACGACGTGGGCGGCGGCTCGGCAGGCGGGATCATCGCGGTCATCCTCGCCAACATCGTTGCCATCTTCCTGATGCGCATGATCGGCAAGAACCTGGACGCCTGA
- a CDS encoding molybdopterin-dependent oxidoreductase gives MSGIAKGFVTVGRRVGAAAGLVVALALPALAQDLSPPSGQPVLTVDGPIQVTNVAGKAVFDMRMLQDMPKMSYRTSTVWTDGVLEFTGVPLKALLDRLGAAEGVSVSAKAINDYAVEIPADAITDEAPIIAYHIEGEEFSRREKGPLWVLFPYDADEKYRTEVTYGRSIWQLDRLTVSQ, from the coding sequence ATGTCCGGCATTGCGAAGGGTTTCGTGACCGTCGGGCGTCGCGTCGGTGCCGCGGCGGGCCTTGTGGTCGCGCTGGCACTGCCGGCCCTGGCGCAGGACCTTTCCCCGCCCTCGGGCCAGCCCGTCCTGACCGTGGATGGCCCGATCCAGGTGACGAATGTGGCGGGCAAGGCGGTCTTCGACATGCGGATGCTGCAGGACATGCCGAAGATGAGCTACCGCACCAGCACGGTCTGGACGGACGGCGTGCTGGAGTTCACGGGCGTGCCGCTCAAGGCGCTGCTGGACCGGCTCGGCGCGGCCGAAGGGGTGTCGGTCTCGGCGAAGGCGATCAACGACTATGCCGTGGAGATCCCGGCCGACGCGATCACCGACGAGGCGCCGATCATCGCCTATCACATTGAAGGAGAGGAGTTTTCCCGTCGCGAGAAGGGTCCGCTGTGGGTCCTCTTCCCCTATGATGCGGACGAGAAGTATCGCACCGAGGTCACCTACGGGCGAAGCATCTGGCAACTCGACAGGCTGACCGTCTCGCAATGA
- a CDS encoding sugar-binding transcriptional regulator, whose product MIDRPDSEPTPLDDAARAGWLYYVAGLTQDQIARELGTSRQRAQRLVSRAISERLIHVRLEHRVSACLDLEAALIRRFGLKLARVAPSLGAEVDPLPSIAPTAAAEIERVLRSEKPTVVAFGTGRSLRATVEEMTSMVCEHHKIVSLNGNISADGSASYYDVIFRIADRIRAPHYPMPMPVIAQTAEERELFHSLKPVQSVLRLARNAGVTFVGVGQMGEDAPLLKDGFITEAELREMQDLGAVGEVAGWVYDSAGRYLETSINQRVAGVRVNVADDRAVIAIAGGRRKLAALAAGLKGNLFNGLITDELTARALLA is encoded by the coding sequence ATGATCGACCGTCCGGATTCCGAGCCCACACCGCTCGATGACGCCGCGCGGGCGGGCTGGCTCTATTACGTGGCGGGGCTGACGCAGGACCAGATCGCGCGCGAGCTGGGAACCTCGCGCCAGCGGGCGCAGCGGCTGGTCAGCCGCGCGATATCAGAGCGGCTGATCCATGTGCGACTCGAACACCGGGTGTCGGCCTGCCTTGATCTCGAGGCGGCGCTGATCCGCCGCTTCGGCCTGAAGCTCGCCCGCGTCGCGCCAAGCCTTGGGGCAGAGGTCGATCCCCTGCCATCGATCGCGCCGACCGCCGCCGCCGAGATCGAGCGGGTGCTGCGCTCGGAAAAGCCCACCGTGGTGGCCTTCGGCACCGGCCGCAGCCTGCGCGCCACCGTCGAGGAGATGACCTCGATGGTCTGCGAGCATCACAAGATCGTCTCGCTGAACGGCAACATCTCGGCCGACGGCTCGGCGAGCTATTACGACGTGATCTTCCGGATCGCCGACCGCATCCGCGCGCCGCATTATCCCATGCCTATGCCGGTGATCGCCCAGACCGCCGAGGAGCGCGAGCTGTTCCACTCGCTCAAGCCCGTGCAGTCGGTGCTGCGGCTGGCGCGGAACGCGGGCGTGACCTTCGTGGGCGTGGGCCAGATGGGCGAGGACGCCCCCCTGCTGAAGGACGGGTTCATCACCGAGGCCGAGCTGCGCGAGATGCAGGACCTGGGCGCGGTGGGGGAAGTGGCGGGCTGGGTCTACGACTCGGCCGGGCGCTATCTCGAGACCAGCATCAACCAGCGCGTGGCGGGCGTGCGCGTGAATGTGGCCGACGACCGGGCCGTGATCGCCATTGCCGGCGGGCGCCGCAAGCTGGCCGCCCTTGCCGCCGGGCTGAAGGGCAACCTTTTCAACGGCCTGATTACCGATGAGCTTACGGCGCGGGCACTTCTGGCCTGA
- a CDS encoding response regulator translates to MFSEARDHAPGGIFERWTRLILVLAVGVSALIGAFFIFSDIDHQLEANRVAHLDNRTWVLAQLEVDVLNFASAVQMAQLHGDDPSRLDALRQKFDILYSRVDIVRDSEPDTIAKLASEVLPRFDRKRGFFDRWIPLMDGPDDQLRAALPRLIAELDVETAVVRAGVVETLSDIMTMSDSHRANLRNSLQTFALASLGLLALMAILIVIVIVQSNARRRRGVLLERSVHNLRATIESSLDAVVVLDHMGRVVECNKSALDMFRWQDDAARGANFVDYIRTDDADGLLRPQRRDDDGDSVPSGTDGRITMMAQRTDGSTFPVEVSVAEAQGASKDPFFIAFIRDISERLEREESLKKARNDALKGEEAKSRFLAVMSHEMRTPLNGLMAASDLLQTSTELTERQRWLTDIVVGCGSAALDQVNNVLELTRLSDRDGASYSRSVFSPVEVIEGLIRQNQPQAAKRGNRLWFAPPKEPLPRVIAQRHLFLRVMYNLIGNAIKFTDNGKISVEMLSRPGDAPGTLDLCIHVNDTGIGIAEEHLETIFRNFETLDSSYGRIREGTGLGLGIAKLAAETMGGRITVQSKLGLGSVFTLHVSMPVADDAEASEDEPDEDGLLVNAQARSILVAEDNAINRQLLAEILTMAGHEVTLAEDGAEAAEAATARRFDLILMDVSMPRVDGLEATRMIRQGGASAQTPIVGATAHADPDRVPEFLAAGMNDVLVKPITRVALFRAIQMHTGDIEEAGMLAEDDTTAEGLPLIDHDLRADLIGNLGHDYIAGMIDRVMNEAGAALAEMRRLHAAGEHGAAAKVAHRTAGAAAAVGLVALHRTLSGYETATDSADTEAAGAALESLPETLERTAAALQADAA, encoded by the coding sequence ATGTTCTCCGAAGCGCGCGACCACGCGCCCGGCGGGATATTCGAACGCTGGACCCGGCTGATCCTCGTCCTGGCGGTTGGTGTCTCGGCGCTGATCGGCGCCTTCTTCATCTTCTCCGACATCGACCACCAGCTCGAGGCGAACCGGGTCGCCCATCTCGACAACCGGACCTGGGTGCTCGCCCAGCTCGAGGTGGACGTGCTGAACTTCGCCTCGGCGGTGCAGATGGCGCAGCTGCACGGCGACGATCCGTCGCGACTCGATGCCCTGCGCCAGAAGTTCGACATCCTCTACAGCCGGGTGGACATCGTCCGCGATTCCGAGCCCGACACGATCGCCAAGCTCGCTTCCGAAGTGCTGCCGCGATTCGACCGCAAGCGCGGGTTCTTCGACCGGTGGATCCCGCTGATGGACGGCCCGGACGACCAGCTTCGCGCCGCCCTGCCGCGCCTGATCGCCGAGCTGGACGTCGAGACCGCCGTCGTGCGGGCCGGCGTGGTCGAGACGCTGAGCGACATCATGACGATGTCGGATTCGCACCGGGCAAACCTTCGCAACTCGTTGCAGACCTTCGCGCTTGCCTCGCTCGGCCTGCTGGCGCTGATGGCGATCCTGATCGTCATCGTGATCGTCCAGAGCAATGCGCGGCGCAGGCGCGGCGTGCTGCTGGAACGCTCCGTGCACAACCTGCGCGCGACCATCGAGTCCTCGCTCGATGCGGTGGTGGTGCTCGACCACATGGGTCGCGTGGTCGAATGCAACAAGTCGGCGCTGGACATGTTCCGCTGGCAGGACGATGCCGCGCGGGGCGCGAATTTCGTGGACTACATCCGGACCGACGACGCCGACGGCCTGCTGCGGCCGCAGCGGCGCGACGACGACGGCGACAGCGTGCCCTCGGGCACGGATGGGCGCATCACCATGATGGCGCAGCGCACCGACGGCTCGACCTTTCCGGTCGAAGTCAGCGTCGCCGAGGCGCAGGGCGCCTCGAAGGATCCGTTCTTCATCGCCTTCATCCGCGACATCTCGGAACGGCTGGAGCGCGAGGAGAGCCTGAAGAAGGCGCGCAACGACGCGCTGAAGGGCGAAGAGGCCAAGTCGCGCTTCCTTGCCGTGATGAGCCACGAGATGCGCACCCCTCTGAACGGGCTGATGGCGGCCTCGGACCTGCTGCAGACCTCGACCGAGCTGACCGAGCGGCAGCGCTGGCTGACCGACATCGTGGTCGGATGCGGCTCGGCGGCGCTCGATCAGGTGAACAACGTGCTCGAGCTCACCCGGCTGTCGGACCGCGACGGGGCGAGCTATTCCCGTTCGGTCTTCTCGCCGGTCGAGGTGATCGAGGGGCTGATCCGGCAGAACCAGCCGCAGGCGGCCAAGCGCGGGAACCGGCTCTGGTTCGCACCCCCGAAGGAGCCGCTGCCGCGGGTGATCGCGCAACGCCACCTGTTCCTGCGCGTCATGTACAACCTGATCGGCAATGCGATCAAGTTCACCGACAACGGCAAGATCTCGGTGGAGATGCTGTCGCGGCCGGGCGACGCGCCGGGCACGCTCGATCTGTGCATCCATGTGAATGACACCGGCATCGGCATCGCCGAAGAGCATCTGGAGACGATCTTCCGGAACTTCGAGACGCTCGACTCATCCTATGGCCGGATCCGCGAGGGCACGGGCCTCGGCCTTGGCATCGCGAAGCTCGCGGCCGAGACGATGGGCGGGCGCATCACCGTGCAGAGCAAGCTCGGCCTCGGCTCGGTCTTCACGCTGCACGTGTCCATGCCGGTCGCCGATGACGCGGAGGCCAGCGAGGACGAGCCGGACGAGGACGGCCTGCTGGTCAATGCGCAGGCCCGGTCGATCCTCGTGGCCGAGGACAATGCCATCAACCGCCAGCTTCTTGCCGAGATCCTGACCATGGCGGGCCACGAGGTCACGCTGGCCGAGGACGGGGCCGAAGCGGCGGAGGCTGCCACCGCACGGCGGTTCGACCTGATCCTGATGGACGTGAGCATGCCGCGCGTCGACGGGCTCGAGGCGACGCGGATGATCCGGCAGGGCGGGGCGTCGGCGCAGACGCCGATCGTCGGCGCGACCGCCCATGCCGATCCGGACCGCGTGCCGGAGTTTCTCGCCGCCGGCATGAACGATGTGCTGGTCAAGCCGATTACCCGGGTCGCGCTGTTCCGCGCGATCCAGATGCACACGGGTGACATCGAGGAGGCCGGAATGCTGGCGGAAGACGATACGACAGCGGAGGGTCTGCCGCTGATCGACCACGACCTGCGCGCCGACCTGATCGGCAACCTGGGGCATGACTACATCGCCGGCATGATCGACCGCGTGATGAACGAGGCGGGAGCGGCGCTGGCCGAGATGCGCCGGCTGCACGCGGCGGGCGAGCATGGCGCGGCCGCCAAGGTTGCGCATCGGACGGCGGGTGCCGCGGCCGCGGTGGGGCTCGTCGCGCTGCACCGCACCCTGTCGGGCTACGAGACGGCGACTGACAGCGCCGATACGGAAGCCGCCGGGGCGGCGCTGGAAAGCCTGCCGGAGACGCTCGAACGCACCGCCGCCGCGCTGCAGGCCGACGCGGCCTGA
- a CDS encoding ferritin-like domain-containing protein gives MALFSKDIQSMDDLYTHMLQDIYYAEMQIEKALPKMIAKASDAALRQGFESHLVETRGHVERLEQVFSLLGQTPKGATCPAIDGIIQEANDVAGDIADANVLDAALAAAAQAVEHYEMTRYGTLIAWSKELGRSDVAQILDQTLTEEKAADMKLTQLAEARLNRAA, from the coding sequence ATGGCCTTGTTCTCGAAAGACATCCAGTCGATGGACGATCTTTACACCCACATGCTGCAGGACATCTACTACGCCGAGATGCAGATCGAGAAGGCTCTGCCGAAGATGATCGCGAAGGCGAGCGATGCCGCGCTCCGGCAGGGGTTCGAAAGCCATCTGGTCGAGACCCGCGGCCATGTGGAGCGGCTGGAGCAGGTGTTCTCGCTGCTCGGCCAGACGCCGAAGGGCGCGACCTGCCCGGCGATCGACGGCATCATCCAGGAAGCCAATGACGTGGCTGGCGACATCGCCGATGCCAATGTGCTCGATGCCGCGCTCGCTGCGGCGGCGCAGGCGGTGGAGCATTACGAGATGACGCGCTACGGCACGCTCATCGCCTGGTCGAAGGAACTGGGGCGCAGTGACGTGGCGCAGATCCTTGATCAGACGCTGACCGAGGAAAAGGCCGCCGACATGAAGCTGACGCAACTGGCGGAAGCCCGGCTGAACCGGGCCGCCTGA
- a CDS encoding response regulator transcription factor produces the protein MTQMPQKLSVLIADDHEMVVEMFSLFLTASSEMTVKTAKSLDEALERIREHGPFDVTLLDLNMPGMNGVAGLTRAIKLSAGKPVAILTSNPTPRMVDEILAAGASGIVLKTTPVRSLGNAIRFMYAGEHYLPLELARDRRQTGDTSGGRLTEKEMLVMSYLAEGRQNKEIAHGLNLAEPTIKMHVKSICKKLGATNRTQAVVTARNLGII, from the coding sequence ATGACCCAGATGCCTCAGAAGCTCAGCGTTCTCATCGCGGACGATCACGAGATGGTCGTCGAGATGTTCTCGCTCTTTCTGACCGCCTCGTCCGAGATGACCGTCAAGACCGCCAAGAGCCTCGATGAGGCGCTGGAGCGCATCCGGGAGCACGGCCCGTTCGACGTCACCCTGCTCGACCTGAACATGCCGGGCATGAACGGCGTGGCCGGGTTGACACGGGCGATCAAGCTCAGCGCCGGCAAGCCGGTGGCGATCCTGACCTCGAATCCGACCCCGCGCATGGTGGACGAGATCCTTGCCGCCGGCGCCTCGGGCATCGTGCTGAAGACCACGCCGGTGCGCAGCCTCGGCAACGCCATCCGCTTCATGTACGCGGGCGAGCACTACCTGCCGCTCGAACTGGCGCGCGACCGGCGGCAGACCGGCGACACCTCGGGCGGACGCCTGACCGAGAAGGAGATGCTGGTGATGTCCTATCTGGCGGAAGGCCGCCAGAACAAGGAGATCGCGCACGGCCTCAACCTTGCCGAGCCCACGATAAAGATGCACGTCAAGTCGATCTGCAAGAAGCTCGGCGCGACGAACCGCACGCAGGCGGTGGTGACGGCGCGCAATCTCGGCATCATCTGA
- a CDS encoding sugar ABC transporter substrate-binding protein codes for MTDRFRALMGACAVAAISTAAGAETITVATVNNGDMIRMQGLMAEFNAKNPDIQVEWVTLEENVLRQKVTTDIATKGGQFDVLTIGTYEVPIWGKQGWLVSLNDLPAEYDVDDILPAIRNGLTVDGELYAAPFYGESSMIMYRTDLMEKAGLTMPDAPTWEFVKEAAAKMTDKDAEIYGICLRGKAGWGENMAFLSAMANSYGAKWFDMDWKPQFDSEAWKATLTDYLEMMTNYGPPGASNNGFNENLALFQQGKCGMWIDATVAASFVTDPKASTVADKVGFALAPDTGKGKRANWLWAWNLAVPAGSQKIEAAKTFIAWATSKEYAELVASKEGWANVPPGTRTSLYENPEYAKVPFAKMTLESINAADPTRPTVDEVPYVGVQFVAIPEFQGIGTAVGQQFSAALAGSMSADQALAAAQQFTTREMTRAGYIK; via the coding sequence ATGACCGACAGATTTCGCGCCCTGATGGGCGCGTGCGCCGTGGCTGCGATCTCGACGGCTGCAGGCGCCGAAACCATCACCGTCGCAACCGTGAACAACGGCGACATGATCCGCATGCAGGGCCTGATGGCCGAGTTCAACGCCAAGAACCCGGACATCCAGGTCGAGTGGGTCACGCTGGAAGAGAACGTGCTGCGCCAGAAGGTGACGACCGACATCGCCACCAAGGGTGGGCAGTTCGACGTGCTGACCATCGGCACCTACGAGGTTCCGATCTGGGGCAAGCAGGGCTGGCTCGTCAGCCTCAACGACCTGCCGGCGGAATATGACGTCGACGACATTCTGCCGGCGATCCGCAACGGTCTGACCGTGGATGGCGAACTTTATGCCGCGCCCTTCTACGGCGAAAGCTCGATGATCATGTATCGCACGGACCTGATGGAGAAGGCCGGGCTGACCATGCCCGACGCCCCCACCTGGGAGTTCGTGAAGGAAGCCGCGGCCAAGATGACCGACAAGGATGCCGAGATCTACGGCATCTGCCTGCGCGGCAAGGCTGGCTGGGGCGAGAATATGGCGTTCCTCTCGGCCATGGCCAACAGCTACGGCGCGAAGTGGTTCGACATGGACTGGAAACCCCAGTTCGACAGCGAGGCCTGGAAGGCCACGCTGACCGACTACCTTGAGATGATGACGAACTACGGCCCGCCCGGCGCGTCGAACAACGGCTTCAACGAGAACCTCGCGCTCTTCCAGCAGGGCAAGTGCGGCATGTGGATCGACGCCACGGTGGCTGCGTCCTTCGTGACCGATCCCAAGGCCTCGACCGTGGCCGACAAGGTGGGCTTCGCGCTTGCCCCGGACACCGGCAAGGGCAAGCGGGCCAACTGGCTCTGGGCCTGGAACCTTGCGGTGCCGGCAGGCTCGCAGAAGATCGAGGCGGCCAAGACCTTCATCGCCTGGGCGACCTCGAAGGAATATGCCGAGCTTGTGGCCTCCAAGGAGGGCTGGGCGAACGTGCCTCCGGGCACCCGCACCTCGCTCTACGAGAACCCGGAATACGCCAAGGTGCCCTTCGCCAAGATGACGCTGGAAAGCATCAACGCCGCCGATCCGACCCGGCCCACGGTGGACGAGGTGCCCTATGTCGGCGTGCAGTTCGTGGCGATCCCCGAATTCCAGGGCATCGGCACGGCCGTCGGCCAGCAGTTCTCGGCCGCTCTTGCGGGTTCCATGTCGGCAGACCAGGCCCTTGCGGCCGCCCAGCAGTTCACGACGCGCGAGATGACGCGCGCCGGCTACATCAAGTGA
- a CDS encoding HAD family phosphatase gives MDIGLVIFDCDGVLVDSEVLAVRTLIEELRRVGVEVDEDFVHDRFLGRSFSVVQQVVERQFGVILPAAFEAEARTRLVEVFDRDLRAMPGAAEAVRGLGVPCCLATSSAPERLARSLEITGLAGLFAGRCFTAAEVARGKPEPDLFLLAASTMGVRPERCLVIEDTEAGVIAARRAGMQVWRFTGGSHFRGALSAEPPEARPHRHFDSFARFYDGAPGLRRTCCGVQP, from the coding sequence ATGGATATCGGGCTTGTCATCTTCGACTGCGACGGGGTTCTGGTCGATTCGGAGGTCCTCGCCGTGAGGACGCTGATCGAGGAGCTTCGCCGCGTCGGCGTGGAGGTCGACGAGGACTTCGTCCATGACAGGTTCCTCGGCCGCAGCTTCTCGGTCGTGCAGCAGGTGGTCGAACGCCAGTTCGGCGTGATCCTCCCGGCCGCCTTCGAGGCCGAGGCCCGGACGCGGCTGGTCGAGGTCTTCGACCGCGACCTTCGCGCGATGCCCGGCGCGGCCGAGGCGGTGCGCGGGCTTGGCGTGCCCTGCTGCCTCGCCACCTCCAGCGCGCCCGAGCGCCTTGCCCGGTCCCTCGAGATCACCGGGCTTGCGGGGCTGTTTGCCGGCCGGTGCTTCACCGCGGCCGAGGTGGCGCGCGGCAAGCCCGAGCCCGACCTGTTCCTGCTGGCGGCGAGCACCATGGGCGTCAGACCCGAGCGCTGCCTGGTGATCGAGGACACCGAGGCCGGCGTGATCGCCGCCCGGCGCGCGGGCATGCAGGTCTGGCGCTTCACCGGCGGCAGCCATTTCCGGGGCGCCTTAAGCGCCGAGCCGCCCGAGGCCCGGCCACACCGTCACTTCGACTCCTTTGCCCGGTTCTACGACGGCGCACCCGGATTGCGCCGCACCTGTTGCGGGGTCCAGCCATGA
- a CDS encoding carbohydrate ABC transporter permease, producing the protein MSRRITTGRTALVTAAAWTVGFLIFFPILWTVLMSFKTEGDAIKAPFSMLASDWTFASYHEVQERSNYARHFMNSVIISLGSTLVALLIAIPAAWAMAFVPGKRTKDVLMWMLSTKMMPAVGVLVPMYLLFRDTGLLDTRVGLVGILTLINLPIVIWMLYTYFKEIPGEILEAARMDGATLRSEILYILTPMAVPGIASTLLLNVILAWNEAFWTLQLTTSKAAPLTQFIASYSSPEGLFYAKLSAASTMAIAPILILGWFSQKQLVRGLTFGAVK; encoded by the coding sequence ATGTCACGCCGCATCACCACCGGGCGCACCGCCCTCGTCACTGCCGCCGCCTGGACCGTCGGGTTCCTGATCTTCTTCCCGATCCTCTGGACCGTGCTGATGAGCTTCAAGACCGAGGGCGACGCCATCAAGGCGCCGTTCTCCATGCTCGCCTCCGACTGGACCTTCGCGAGTTATCACGAGGTGCAAGAGCGGTCGAACTACGCGCGCCACTTCATGAACTCGGTCATCATCTCGCTGGGCTCGACCCTTGTGGCGCTGCTCATCGCGATCCCGGCCGCCTGGGCCATGGCCTTCGTGCCGGGCAAGCGGACCAAGGACGTGCTGATGTGGATGCTCTCCACCAAGATGATGCCCGCGGTGGGCGTGCTCGTCCCGATGTATCTGCTGTTCCGGGATACCGGGCTGCTCGACACCCGCGTGGGCCTCGTGGGCATCCTCACGCTCATCAACCTGCCGATCGTGATCTGGATGCTCTACACCTACTTCAAGGAGATCCCGGGCGAGATCCTGGAGGCGGCGCGCATGGACGGCGCGACGCTTCGTTCCGAGATCCTCTACATCCTGACGCCCATGGCCGTGCCGGGTATCGCTTCCACGCTGCTTCTGAACGTCATCCTCGCCTGGAACGAGGCGTTCTGGACGCTGCAGCTGACGACGTCGAAGGCCGCCCCCCTCACCCAGTTCATCGCGAGCTATTCGAGTCCGGAGGGCCTGTTCTACGCCAAGCTATCGGCCGCCTCGACCATGGCCATCGCGCCGATCCTGATCCTCGGCTGGTTCAGCCAGAAGCAACTCGTCCGCGGCCTGACCTTCGGTGCAGTGAAGTGA